In one window of Frigoriglobus tundricola DNA:
- a CDS encoding carboxypeptidase-like regulatory domain-containing protein, translating into MSRPGLLVLVAVFAPLAGGADEPASTPLRAITTEGKPVAGAKVWVYWHTHTAEEPAEPPPLVADTDGRVSVPGKKGGPIGVPQLFARDSAGRIGQSMLVLSSTADPEESSEAAVTLLDTAERAGRVTAPDGKPVAGAVVTPTAYAIQEARTMVIGQCSHFDLPPWERNRLAARTDADGRFKLVTPALGYSTSYTVTAQGFGKSDWTAPTGVALDTKLSVPGTVTVTTTGIDPAQFRWIVQLSPLEKPTGEPAARPLRHFGAVLDAAGKVVIEDVVPGRYELTVPSNARVPGVFQKGEPFEVVPGKGTAVAAKFGPAARVTGRVTDKETGKGLAGADVSVSVSDGPGQQPREYLQVETDRDGRFTAHGPAGWYAVEVGTAPAGYSLSPPAGARGGSEPVKVAAGKSHEFLAPLALRKKVTFAGRVLTAEGKPAAGATVRFGNSEYTNRTGSSGRVVADRDGRFAVENLDPDDTVWPRVHLGKAANVPEIFELEKTTGPVTLEISEATAARFTGRVVDRHGKAVAGAKVRLNCWVGNVVGSVTTTTTDADGRYAFAGLWSRDRYDVYVTAKGYAEGTAKERIGEAGEVQAFADVRLVRANLAVSGTVVGPDGKPVAGVELFSVDGPSRLATASGADGRFTLTGFYEGGAFLFARGAGYRLAAVPVFPEKPDRVTVSLVRADAPPAPAGVSAEHAAQLEALARHVLALVWDNHEALGSGGAAVEFMARIDPATAKKWRDEEKKRTGGKTDFTPRIDRSLREKTLFATARDDIDEALAIIGALKAADGAREATRVGKRMLAVDRAKALRLAEEAVVRARLCEPPEQIGALAEAGDLAVRAGSAGGKRIIAEAGERAAKLTPDEHGRYSHAIGLAAANLAPHDWPKAEALLAKLNDPFDYNRYLSAAVDRVARTDPDRAKKLLDHFKPDNWNYHTEARLRLAFAIAPDRPDEAAKLFLNTKDPGYHVLGLIQLAGQFNLTDKTRAVKTIDAAFELLERDPAAFHRGSTIGKREYLAVVATVRAKQIGHPDVAALVARTLAMRPVGRDYKWAPDERDEERVHLAAVLALVDPGAARHLLAGIATPNEFLARAPAQSRDWLFALALADPERAKGLADKLLERAKAARGGQDALSETGLVELGSILTAHDRLRELAIYGNMPREIEDD; encoded by the coding sequence ATGTCCCGACCCGGTCTCCTCGTCCTCGTTGCGGTGTTCGCACCGCTCGCGGGCGGCGCGGACGAGCCCGCATCGACCCCGTTGCGCGCCATCACGACCGAGGGCAAACCGGTCGCCGGCGCGAAGGTGTGGGTGTACTGGCACACCCACACGGCGGAGGAACCGGCCGAGCCCCCACCACTCGTTGCGGACACCGACGGCAGGGTGAGCGTGCCGGGGAAGAAGGGGGGTCCGATTGGGGTGCCGCAACTCTTCGCGCGCGACTCCGCGGGACGCATCGGGCAGTCGATGCTCGTTCTCTCCTCGACAGCCGATCCCGAAGAGAGTTCGGAAGCCGCTGTCACCCTCCTGGATACCGCGGAGCGTGCGGGCCGCGTGACGGCTCCCGATGGGAAGCCAGTCGCCGGCGCCGTGGTCACCCCGACGGCGTATGCCATTCAGGAAGCCCGGACGATGGTCATTGGGCAGTGCTCACATTTCGACCTCCCGCCGTGGGAGCGAAACCGGCTCGCGGCCCGCACCGACGCCGACGGACGGTTCAAGCTCGTCACTCCGGCGCTCGGCTATTCGACTTCCTACACGGTAACGGCCCAGGGGTTCGGCAAGTCGGATTGGACCGCGCCGACCGGCGTGGCCCTCGATACCAAACTGAGCGTGCCCGGAACCGTTACGGTGACGACGACGGGCATTGATCCCGCCCAATTCCGTTGGATCGTGCAGCTCTCCCCGTTGGAAAAGCCGACCGGGGAGCCCGCAGCCCGGCCGTTGCGACACTTCGGTGCGGTCCTCGACGCGGCGGGCAAGGTGGTCATCGAGGACGTGGTTCCGGGCAGGTACGAACTGACGGTCCCTTCGAACGCGCGGGTGCCCGGCGTCTTCCAAAAGGGTGAGCCGTTCGAGGTGGTCCCCGGGAAGGGCACCGCCGTGGCGGCAAAGTTCGGACCGGCCGCGCGGGTGACCGGCCGCGTCACGGACAAGGAAACGGGCAAGGGGCTCGCCGGCGCCGACGTGTCCGTCAGCGTATCGGACGGGCCGGGCCAGCAACCCAGAGAGTACCTCCAAGTCGAGACGGATCGGGACGGCCGGTTCACCGCACACGGCCCGGCCGGTTGGTACGCCGTCGAAGTCGGGACCGCGCCGGCCGGGTACAGCCTGTCGCCGCCCGCCGGTGCGCGTGGCGGGAGCGAGCCGGTGAAGGTCGCTGCCGGTAAGTCCCACGAGTTCCTCGCGCCGCTCGCGCTCCGTAAGAAGGTGACATTCGCCGGACGGGTCCTCACCGCCGAGGGGAAGCCGGCTGCGGGCGCGACGGTGCGGTTCGGAAACTCCGAGTACACGAACCGGACCGGATCGTCCGGGCGGGTCGTGGCCGACAGGGACGGCCGGTTCGCGGTCGAGAACCTCGACCCGGACGATACGGTCTGGCCACGAGTGCATTTGGGGAAAGCCGCGAACGTGCCAGAGATATTCGAGCTGGAGAAGACGACGGGACCGGTCACCCTGGAGATCAGTGAGGCGACCGCGGCGCGGTTCACGGGGCGCGTGGTCGATCGGCACGGGAAAGCGGTCGCGGGGGCGAAGGTCCGACTGAACTGCTGGGTCGGTAACGTTGTGGGTTCGGTCACAACGACGACCACGGACGCGGACGGGCGGTACGCGTTCGCCGGGCTCTGGTCACGTGACCGCTACGACGTTTATGTGACCGCCAAGGGGTACGCGGAGGGCACCGCGAAAGAACGGATCGGTGAGGCCGGCGAGGTGCAGGCGTTCGCCGACGTCCGACTGGTGCGGGCGAATTTGGCGGTCAGCGGAACCGTCGTCGGTCCGGACGGGAAGCCGGTCGCGGGAGTCGAACTGTTCAGCGTGGACGGCCCGAGCCGCCTCGCCACGGCGTCCGGGGCCGACGGCAGATTCACGCTCACCGGGTTTTACGAAGGCGGAGCCTTCCTGTTCGCGCGGGGGGCCGGGTACCGTCTGGCCGCCGTGCCGGTGTTCCCCGAGAAGCCGGACCGCGTCACGGTGTCACTCGTCCGGGCGGACGCCCCGCCCGCGCCCGCCGGAGTTTCTGCCGAACACGCCGCACAACTCGAAGCGCTCGCGCGGCACGTCCTGGCGCTCGTGTGGGACAACCATGAGGCGCTCGGGTCCGGCGGCGCCGCCGTGGAGTTCATGGCCCGAATTGATCCGGCGACGGCGAAGAAGTGGCGCGACGAGGAGAAAAAACGAACCGGGGGCAAGACCGACTTCACCCCGCGCATCGACCGTTCGCTCCGTGAGAAGACGCTGTTCGCGACCGCGCGCGACGACATCGATGAGGCGCTGGCGATCATCGGCGCGTTGAAGGCCGCCGACGGCGCCCGGGAAGCGACGCGGGTCGGGAAGCGGATGCTGGCGGTGGACCGGGCGAAGGCGCTCCGGCTGGCCGAGGAAGCGGTCGTGAGGGCCCGGCTGTGCGAGCCGCCCGAACAGATCGGGGCGCTGGCCGAAGCGGGCGATCTGGCCGTGCGGGCCGGCAGCGCCGGCGGAAAGAGGATCATCGCCGAGGCCGGCGAACGGGCCGCGAAACTCACGCCCGATGAACACGGGCGATACAGCCACGCCATCGGCCTTGCGGCCGCCAACCTCGCCCCGCACGACTGGCCCAAGGCCGAAGCCCTGCTGGCAAAACTCAACGATCCTTTCGACTACAACCGGTACCTCTCGGCGGCGGTGGACCGAGTCGCCCGCACCGACCCGGACCGGGCCAAGAAACTTCTCGACCACTTCAAACCGGACAACTGGAACTACCACACGGAGGCGCGGTTGCGGCTCGCATTTGCGATCGCACCGGACCGGCCGGACGAGGCCGCGAAGCTGTTCCTGAACACGAAGGACCCGGGCTATCACGTTCTGGGTCTGATCCAACTGGCCGGCCAGTTCAACCTGACGGACAAGACGCGTGCGGTGAAGACGATCGATGCCGCATTCGAGTTGCTCGAGCGCGACCCCGCTGCCTTCCACCGCGGGAGCACCATCGGCAAGCGCGAGTACCTGGCGGTCGTCGCCACCGTACGGGCGAAGCAGATCGGTCACCCGGACGTGGCCGCTCTGGTGGCCCGGACGCTGGCGATGCGGCCGGTCGGGCGGGACTACAAATGGGCGCCGGACGAGCGGGACGAAGAACGGGTGCATCTCGCGGCGGTGCTGGCACTCGTTGATCCGGGCGCCGCCCGGCACCTTCTGGCCGGGATCGCGACCCCGAACGAATTCCTGGCTCGAGCACCCGCGCAGTCACGGGACTGGCTGTTCGCGCTCGCACTGGCCGATCCGGAACGGGCCAAAGGGCTGGCGGACAAACTGCTCGAGCGGGCCAAGGCCGCGCGCGGCGGGCAGGATGCGTTGTCCGAAACCGGCCTGGTGGAACTCGGGTCGATACTCACGGCCCACGACCGCTTGCGGGAGCTGGCGATCTATGGCAACATGCCCCGTGAGATCGAGGACGATTGA
- a CDS encoding MSCRAMM family protein, giving the protein MKSFALGGFLFAGVLTTVAAAPPVEWTYPVTYKGKPVVGAKVGFVSVDFDAPLGSKAETSLFATSDDKGETRVKSTSGSDRYARVHARDKDGRGGYGVVFSRGRSPDTLELSDNCERTGRVLDVTGKPVPGLKLKPVCLGPESVSATGGRIHSYPDTPDWFWAEFPPKLAADGSFTLTGVPVGQSVAVRYEAPGFGAGRFWVLPGTPTTVTLGKSGAIRLTFTGPAGSKPDGIRITANRTVTADLLEATADTEVKEGTTATFVALPPGEYRLSFPYRGADFFPKAVAPVVVKSGETAEVAVDLEPAAKITARLVDPDGKGVAGAKLSLGVTRGSGDHVSLPSAKADSDGKIALRVPAGMVQATPQSVEGYAVRKFSSNTFNQSSTEPVSVAAGKSHDFGAFVLLKTIELSGVVVGDDEKPLAGADVSVGYSGSNFGSVPRKTDAEGRFVVRGLNPEGGVVGLTARKGAAITAAPLGVDPGKPDGEIRLIVSPKHAARLRIRTVDRAGKPVPGTGIELMHSVSYLALSGAAAGFGTGGRAGLTDAEGRFTSDVLQPGDNYTVTVSAPGYRSVTTAEWVAKPGETHDFGAVVLIRSDLAVRGTVTDRAGKPVAGAIVFDKGDGPKPTETRTDATGQFTLGGLYEESAFVSVRADGFRLASVPAEPGGAPVTVALRRPTDPPAPPPVVSAAQKAATEKLARHVLGAMWENRVAANDDGKSTLRAMARLDPATARKWRDEEKTRTGGKSDLTGELEAAVRDRDWLKIAKEDADEAVALLKPLTKHEGFRAVCELAGQLLPDAPDNALRVAEEAVARARGMDEADRAWTLAQAGELVFRAGKPDAGRKLIEEAVKRVEPLGGGDRNAFLRGTVACRVALYDPAACRKLIDPIKGASEFNRHLAQACARVAEHDLATAKKWFAEFRPDNSFSRHIARQHAAYRLVSAKPDEAVEIARGIEDPTVRACTLAGVAVRLRDRTRAAKLLGTVIDDITADPTGYYNGGGAGTAAVVLFRAKQFGHPDLAGLRDKVLAARTPLEARYGPRPGDTFVLTLALTDPDTARTILARVLPDPERPNLDGLQRREALVALVLCDPAGAKTAADAVLARALETKKGYSYTGLDTLVAILSRPDRFAETALESVHMIVDFTEE; this is encoded by the coding sequence ATGAAGTCCTTCGCGTTGGGCGGGTTCCTGTTCGCCGGAGTCCTGACCACAGTTGCGGCCGCCCCGCCGGTGGAATGGACGTACCCCGTTACGTACAAGGGGAAGCCCGTCGTCGGGGCGAAGGTCGGATTCGTGTCGGTCGATTTCGATGCCCCGTTGGGTTCGAAGGCAGAGACTTCGCTATTTGCCACGTCGGATGACAAGGGCGAAACGCGGGTAAAGAGCACGTCCGGGTCTGACAGGTATGCTCGCGTTCACGCGCGCGACAAGGACGGCCGCGGCGGCTACGGCGTGGTCTTCTCGCGCGGTCGGTCCCCGGACACCCTCGAACTCTCCGACAACTGCGAACGGACCGGCCGCGTACTCGATGTGACCGGGAAGCCGGTGCCCGGCCTCAAACTCAAACCGGTCTGTCTCGGCCCGGAGTCGGTGTCGGCCACCGGTGGGAGGATTCACAGCTACCCCGACACGCCCGACTGGTTCTGGGCCGAGTTCCCTCCGAAACTCGCTGCCGATGGTTCGTTCACCCTGACCGGTGTACCGGTGGGTCAGTCGGTGGCCGTGCGGTACGAGGCGCCGGGTTTCGGCGCGGGCCGGTTCTGGGTGCTTCCGGGCACGCCGACCACGGTCACGCTCGGCAAAAGTGGCGCGATTCGGCTCACCTTCACTGGACCCGCGGGCTCGAAACCCGATGGCATTCGTATCACCGCGAACCGAACGGTGACGGCGGACCTGCTCGAAGCCACTGCGGACACCGAGGTCAAGGAGGGAACGACCGCCACCTTCGTCGCGCTGCCGCCCGGCGAGTACCGGCTCTCCTTCCCCTACCGCGGTGCCGACTTCTTCCCAAAAGCCGTCGCTCCGGTGGTCGTGAAGTCCGGCGAAACCGCCGAGGTGGCCGTCGATCTCGAACCCGCCGCGAAGATCACAGCGCGTCTGGTCGATCCGGACGGAAAGGGCGTGGCCGGGGCGAAACTCTCCCTCGGAGTGACGCGCGGCTCGGGGGACCATGTCTCGCTCCCTTCAGCAAAGGCCGACAGCGACGGAAAGATCGCGCTCCGCGTGCCGGCCGGGATGGTGCAAGCGACCCCGCAGTCGGTCGAGGGGTACGCCGTGCGAAAGTTCAGCAGCAACACGTTCAACCAGTCCTCGACGGAGCCCGTTTCGGTCGCGGCGGGGAAGTCGCACGACTTCGGCGCGTTCGTGTTGTTGAAAACGATCGAACTGAGCGGCGTGGTCGTGGGTGACGACGAAAAGCCGCTGGCGGGGGCGGACGTGTCCGTCGGCTACAGCGGCTCGAACTTCGGCTCGGTTCCGAGAAAAACCGATGCCGAGGGGCGGTTCGTGGTTCGCGGGCTGAACCCCGAAGGCGGCGTGGTGGGTCTGACCGCCCGCAAGGGCGCCGCCATCACCGCGGCGCCGCTGGGAGTCGATCCGGGCAAGCCGGACGGCGAGATCCGGCTCATCGTCTCGCCCAAGCACGCGGCCCGGCTCCGCATTCGCACGGTGGACCGCGCGGGCAAGCCGGTTCCCGGAACCGGTATCGAACTCATGCACTCGGTCAGCTATCTCGCACTCAGCGGCGCGGCCGCTGGTTTCGGCACCGGCGGACGGGCCGGACTGACCGACGCCGAGGGGCGCTTCACATCGGACGTGCTGCAACCCGGCGATAACTACACCGTCACCGTATCCGCACCGGGGTACCGGAGCGTTACGACCGCCGAGTGGGTCGCGAAGCCGGGCGAAACGCACGACTTCGGCGCCGTGGTGCTGATCCGCTCCGACCTCGCCGTTCGCGGCACGGTGACCGATCGCGCCGGCAAACCGGTGGCCGGCGCGATCGTGTTCGATAAGGGCGACGGCCCGAAGCCGACAGAAACAAGGACGGACGCCACCGGCCAGTTCACCCTGGGCGGCCTGTATGAGGAGAGTGCGTTCGTCTCCGTTCGGGCGGACGGGTTCCGGTTGGCGTCCGTGCCCGCCGAACCGGGCGGCGCGCCCGTAACCGTTGCACTCCGTCGGCCGACCGACCCGCCGGCCCCGCCGCCGGTGGTCTCGGCCGCACAGAAAGCGGCGACCGAGAAGCTCGCCCGCCACGTCCTCGGGGCGATGTGGGAGAACCGCGTCGCCGCGAACGACGACGGCAAGTCGACGCTGCGGGCGATGGCCCGGCTCGACCCGGCGACCGCGCGGAAGTGGCGCGACGAGGAGAAGACCCGCACCGGCGGCAAGTCGGACCTCACGGGCGAACTCGAAGCCGCGGTGCGCGACCGCGATTGGCTCAAGATCGCGAAAGAGGACGCGGACGAGGCCGTCGCACTGCTAAAGCCGCTGACCAAACACGAGGGGTTCCGGGCCGTGTGCGAACTCGCCGGTCAGTTGCTGCCGGACGCACCGGACAACGCGCTGCGGGTGGCCGAGGAGGCGGTGGCCCGCGCCCGCGGGATGGACGAAGCGGACCGGGCCTGGACACTGGCCCAGGCCGGCGAACTGGTGTTTCGCGCGGGCAAGCCGGACGCGGGCCGGAAGCTGATCGAGGAGGCGGTGAAGCGGGTCGAGCCGCTCGGGGGCGGGGACCGAAACGCGTTCCTGCGTGGGACGGTGGCGTGTCGCGTGGCGCTCTACGATCCGGCGGCGTGCCGCAAACTGATCGACCCCATCAAAGGGGCGAGCGAGTTCAACCGCCATCTCGCGCAGGCGTGTGCGCGCGTGGCGGAACACGATCTCGCGACCGCGAAGAAATGGTTCGCCGAGTTCCGACCGGACAATTCGTTCTCCAGGCACATCGCCCGCCAGCACGCCGCGTACCGCCTTGTGAGTGCGAAGCCGGACGAGGCGGTGGAGATCGCGCGCGGCATCGAGGACCCGACGGTCCGCGCCTGCACGCTCGCGGGCGTCGCGGTCCGGCTCAGGGACCGCACGCGTGCGGCGAAGTTACTGGGGACCGTCATCGACGACATCACGGCCGACCCCACCGGCTACTACAATGGCGGGGGCGCCGGCACGGCGGCGGTCGTCCTGTTCCGGGCCAAGCAGTTCGGCCACCCGGACCTCGCCGGGCTCCGCGACAAGGTGCTCGCCGCGCGGACCCCGCTCGAGGCCCGGTACGGGCCGCGGCCCGGTGACACGTTCGTTCTGACCCTGGCTCTCACCGACCCGGACACCGCCCGCACGATTCTGGCCCGGGTGCTGCCCGACCCCGAGCGCCCGAACCTCGACGGGCTCCAGCGGCGCGAAGCGCTCGTCGCACTGGTGCTGTGCGACCCGGCCGGGGCGAAAACGGCTGCGGACGCGGTTCTGGCGCGTGCGCTTGAGACCAAAAAGGGGTACAGTTATACCGGTCTCGATACGCTCGTAGCGATCCTGAGCCGGCCCGATCGGTTCGCGGAGACCGCGCTGGAGTCGGTCCACATGATCGTGGACTTCACGGAGGAGTGA
- a CDS encoding aminotransferase class III-fold pyridoxal phosphate-dependent enzyme — translation MDLLLSAVPSSAAPATDPAGAYGRYCKPGLVARLGALGLDVTYERAEGDYLWYQSGGRLQRVLDFVGGYGTTLFGHYHPDLVAGARRQLDARVPVFAQASCRSGAAELAEALCDRLGDFVVTFVNSGTEAVEAALKHAHLERPRPVVWAVKGGFHGKTLGAVQLTWSQRGMFSGMGPRVRYLDPDDPADWEAARAEVADVSAAVVEVVAGEGGVRPRPAAFLRWLADTCRDAGVPLVVDEIQTGMGRTGTFLASEAFGLEPDYLCLGKALGGGMAKIGAMLVRRERYVEAFSVLHSSTFAEDDPTCRIGLEALRVLDRDDLPGRCAARGEFLRRELRDVQARYPNQIADVRGLGLMTGLELRAQSDSPSQIIRAASEQGLLGYFGAAYLLHVHSLRVMPTLSQPLTLRVQPSAYVSEADLARFVRGVEGLCKVLRAADAGRLVDFGRAPGALVDRSSHPHPFRREPARTPRKVAFLTHLLGERHLATIDPSLARLPSAELAAFLERTAPLWEPTTLDQLHVRSAAGAAVHLTVFGLGMTAGQISRAMRTRDQGWILEKLEAAVERAVAQGCQAVGFGGYTSIVAGNCKKIRAPGAALTTGNSLTVGMGLLALEQEARAAGIDLRQAKVGVVGAGGNIASTYAQMIAPLVREIVLVGRDRESPRLLAAHAAVRRAAPDTRCTLAEDCSALTDCALVVSASNTPEPVVYPRHLRRGPVVVCDISIPSDVSEEVVRERPDVRVIRGGVVRLPLDPEFAVGGIALPAGHSLACMAETLLMGLEGVQESWSVGAVTVEGVRRAMAAAARHGFAVADTGPLTSGTADQFLAELRAKPVDYPATGRATGATRTRPAAG, via the coding sequence ATGGATCTCCTACTCTCTGCCGTTCCGTCGTCCGCGGCGCCCGCGACCGATCCCGCGGGAGCGTACGGGCGGTACTGCAAGCCCGGCCTGGTCGCCCGCCTCGGCGCGCTCGGGCTCGATGTCACCTACGAGCGCGCTGAGGGCGATTACCTCTGGTACCAGTCCGGGGGCCGGCTCCAACGGGTTCTCGACTTCGTCGGCGGGTACGGAACGACCCTGTTCGGACACTACCACCCGGATCTCGTCGCGGGGGCCCGCCGCCAGCTCGACGCCCGGGTGCCCGTCTTCGCGCAAGCCTCGTGCCGGTCCGGGGCCGCGGAGCTGGCCGAAGCGCTCTGTGATCGGCTCGGGGATTTCGTGGTCACGTTCGTGAACTCCGGGACGGAGGCGGTCGAGGCCGCGCTCAAGCACGCGCACCTGGAGCGCCCGCGGCCGGTCGTCTGGGCCGTGAAGGGCGGGTTCCACGGCAAGACGCTCGGTGCGGTCCAGCTCACGTGGTCCCAGCGCGGGATGTTTTCGGGGATGGGGCCGCGGGTCCGCTACCTCGACCCGGACGATCCGGCCGACTGGGAAGCCGCCCGCGCCGAGGTCGCGGACGTGTCGGCGGCGGTGGTCGAAGTGGTCGCGGGGGAGGGCGGGGTCCGCCCGCGCCCGGCCGCGTTCCTCCGGTGGCTCGCCGACACCTGCCGCGACGCCGGCGTTCCGCTCGTGGTCGACGAAATCCAGACCGGGATGGGCCGGACCGGGACGTTCCTGGCGTCCGAGGCGTTCGGTCTGGAGCCCGATTACCTCTGCCTGGGCAAAGCACTGGGCGGCGGCATGGCCAAGATCGGGGCCATGCTCGTGCGCCGCGAGCGCTACGTCGAGGCGTTCTCGGTGCTTCACTCCTCCACGTTCGCCGAGGACGACCCGACCTGCCGCATCGGGCTCGAAGCCCTGCGGGTGCTGGACCGCGACGACCTGCCGGGCCGGTGCGCCGCTCGGGGCGAGTTCCTCCGCCGCGAGTTGCGCGACGTCCAGGCCCGCTACCCGAACCAGATCGCGGACGTCCGGGGGCTCGGTCTGATGACGGGGTTGGAACTCCGCGCCCAGTCGGATTCTCCGTCGCAAATCATCCGCGCGGCCTCGGAACAGGGCCTGCTCGGGTATTTCGGGGCCGCGTACCTGCTGCACGTCCACAGCCTTCGGGTGATGCCGACGCTGAGCCAGCCGCTCACCCTCCGGGTCCAGCCGTCGGCGTACGTGTCGGAAGCCGATCTCGCGCGCTTCGTGCGCGGAGTGGAGGGGCTCTGCAAGGTGCTGCGGGCGGCCGACGCCGGGCGGCTGGTGGACTTCGGCCGCGCCCCCGGCGCGCTGGTCGATCGCAGCAGTCACCCGCACCCGTTCCGTCGGGAGCCGGCCCGCACCCCGCGGAAGGTGGCGTTCCTGACGCACCTGCTCGGCGAGCGCCACCTCGCGACGATCGACCCGTCGCTCGCCCGACTGCCGTCGGCGGAGCTGGCCGCGTTCCTCGAGCGCACGGCGCCGCTGTGGGAGCCGACGACGCTCGATCAGCTCCACGTCCGGTCCGCGGCCGGCGCGGCCGTTCACCTGACCGTGTTCGGTCTGGGGATGACGGCCGGCCAGATCAGCCGGGCGATGCGGACCCGCGATCAGGGCTGGATCCTGGAGAAGCTCGAGGCCGCCGTCGAGCGGGCCGTGGCCCAGGGGTGCCAGGCGGTCGGGTTCGGGGGGTACACGTCGATTGTGGCCGGGAACTGCAAGAAGATCCGGGCGCCGGGCGCGGCCCTCACGACCGGCAACTCGCTGACCGTGGGGATGGGCCTGTTGGCCCTCGAACAAGAGGCCCGCGCGGCCGGGATCGACCTCCGACAAGCCAAAGTGGGTGTGGTCGGGGCCGGTGGCAACATCGCCAGTACCTACGCGCAGATGATCGCGCCGCTCGTGCGGGAGATCGTTCTCGTCGGTCGGGACCGGGAGTCGCCGCGCCTGCTGGCGGCGCACGCGGCCGTCCGCCGGGCGGCGCCCGACACCCGGTGTACGCTCGCCGAGGACTGCTCGGCCCTCACCGACTGTGCCCTCGTCGTGTCCGCTTCGAACACGCCCGAACCGGTCGTTTACCCGCGGCACCTGCGCCGCGGGCCGGTCGTCGTGTGTGACATCTCGATCCCGTCCGACGTCTCCGAGGAGGTCGTCCGGGAGCGGCCGGACGTCCGGGTCATCCGGGGCGGCGTCGTCCGCCTGCCGCTCGACCCCGAGTTCGCGGTCGGGGGGATCGCGCTCCCGGCGGGGCACTCCCTCGCGTGCATGGCCGAGACGCTCCTCATGGGCCTCGAGGGGGTGCAGGAGAGCTGGTCCGTGGGGGCCGTCACGGTCGAGGGCGTGCGCCGGGCGATGGCCGCGGCCGCGCGCCACGGCTTCGCCGTTGCGGACACCGGGCCGCTCACGTCCGGCACGGCCGACCAGTTCCTCGCGGAACTGCGCGCGAAGCCGGTCGATTACCCGGCCACGGGTCGGGCCACCGGCGCGACCCGGACCCGGCCGGCCGCGGGCTGA
- a CDS encoding lipase family protein yields the protein MKFQAVGAGDYTKQVGMTLAYIAYAEPQNIPVQLSYPHYAGGGAYRLRWLGVTAGNQVYVCQQPGVDQWVVAIRGSATDPLTEQFWIDWFVEDLTVLHQVPFPYGQQYNNGAMISWGTEQGLFDIAGMTDTRTGASLVEFLQQNVSFSPGSLVVTGHSLGGCLASAVAAYIYETIGRPSGHSSSAILPVTFAAPTAGDAAFANYVAGLFDGYPFRFENSLDIAPRGWTLSGLDWVLNSYQPAPQISDFFYGLVDSVWWMLYEGGFNYTQPGAGVVDQGTLVPEFWWFREAGDQHSGETYLSMYGAP from the coding sequence ATGAAGTTTCAAGCGGTCGGCGCGGGCGACTACACGAAACAAGTCGGCATGACGCTCGCATACATCGCGTACGCGGAGCCGCAAAACATTCCGGTTCAACTGTCCTATCCGCACTACGCGGGCGGCGGCGCGTACCGGCTCCGGTGGCTCGGGGTCACGGCCGGGAACCAGGTGTACGTCTGCCAGCAGCCCGGCGTGGATCAGTGGGTGGTCGCGATCCGGGGGTCGGCGACGGACCCGCTCACGGAGCAGTTTTGGATCGACTGGTTCGTGGAAGACCTCACGGTGCTCCATCAGGTCCCGTTTCCGTACGGACAGCAGTACAACAACGGCGCGATGATCTCGTGGGGCACCGAGCAGGGCCTGTTCGATATTGCCGGGATGACCGACACCCGGACCGGCGCGTCTCTGGTCGAGTTCCTGCAACAAAATGTGTCGTTCAGTCCGGGCAGCCTCGTCGTGACCGGACACAGCCTGGGCGGCTGCCTGGCGTCGGCCGTTGCGGCGTACATTTACGAAACGATCGGGCGGCCCAGCGGCCATTCTTCCAGCGCGATTCTGCCGGTCACGTTTGCGGCCCCGACGGCCGGGGACGCGGCCTTCGCGAACTATGTCGCTGGGCTCTTCGACGGTTACCCGTTTCGCTTTGAAAACAGTCTCGACATCGCGCCGCGCGGCTGGACGCTTTCCGGCCTGGATTGGGTCCTGAACTCGTACCAGCCCGCTCCTCAGATCAGCGATTTCTTTTATGGCCTCGTCGATTCCGTTTGGTGGATGCTTTACGAAGGCGGTTTTAACTACACCCAGCCCGGCGCGGGCGTGGTTGACCAGGGGACGCTCGTTCCCGAGTTCTGGTGGTTTCGGGAGGCAGGTGATCAGCATTCGGGAGAGACGTATTTGAGCATGTACGGCGCCCCGTAG
- a CDS encoding IS1 family transposase, translating into MDDLSRFCCLNAHCPDHGKRNHGNLTVPARYGPNKTRVLRCRTCKARFSERKGTPLFDARLPAARVTAVLAHVAEGIGTRKTARLTGVHTNTVTRYIRRAGQHARALHDELVAFSPDDPRSAVR; encoded by the coding sequence ATGGACGACCTGAGCCGCTTCTGTTGCCTCAATGCCCATTGTCCCGACCATGGGAAACGGAACCACGGGAACCTGACCGTGCCGGCCCGTTATGGGCCGAACAAGACGCGGGTGCTCCGGTGCCGGACCTGCAAGGCCCGGTTCTCCGAGCGCAAGGGCACCCCACTGTTCGACGCCCGACTGCCGGCCGCGCGGGTGACCGCGGTTCTGGCTCACGTGGCCGAAGGGATCGGGACCCGCAAGACCGCACGGCTCACCGGGGTTCATACCAATACGGTGACCCGGTACATCCGACGGGCCGGCCAACATGCCCGCGCGTTGCACGACGAGCTCGTGGCTTTTTCCCCCGACGACCCGCGAAGTGCAGTTCGATGA